The Streptomyces sp. NBC_00691 genome has a segment encoding these proteins:
- a CDS encoding acetate kinase, translated as MTTPTRVLVLNSGSSSVKYQLLDMRDDSRLAQGLVERIGEETSRLVHTPLQGGGGEKREKDGPIADHAAALKAVAEELAADGLGLDSPELAAIGHRVVHGGLRFTEPTVVDDEVLAEIERLVPVAPLHNPANLTGIRTAMALRPDLPQVAVFDTAFHTTMPESAARYAIDVETADAYRIRRYGFHGTSHAYVSRETARLLGKEPEEVNVIVLHLGNGASASAVRGGRCVDTSMGLTPLEGLVMGTRSGDIDPAVTFHLKRVAGMSADDIDVLLNKRSGLVGLCGDNDMREIRRRIDEGDERAALAFDIYIHRLKKYIGAYYAVLGRVDAVVFTAGVGENAAPVRAAAIAGLEELGLAVDADLNAVRSDEARLISPNYARVAVAVVPTDEELEIARQAFALVGGEAPGERPAETPGERPGETLGEVNA; from the coding sequence ATGACAACCCCCACTCGCGTCCTGGTCCTCAACTCCGGCTCCTCGTCGGTGAAGTACCAGCTGCTCGACATGCGTGACGACAGCCGCCTGGCCCAGGGGCTGGTGGAGCGCATCGGCGAGGAGACCTCGCGGCTCGTGCACACCCCGCTCCAGGGCGGGGGCGGCGAGAAGCGGGAGAAGGACGGCCCGATCGCCGACCACGCGGCCGCGCTGAAGGCGGTCGCCGAGGAGCTGGCGGCGGACGGGCTCGGGCTCGACTCCCCCGAGCTGGCGGCGATCGGCCACCGGGTGGTGCACGGCGGGCTGCGGTTCACCGAGCCGACGGTCGTCGACGACGAGGTGCTGGCGGAGATCGAGCGGCTGGTGCCGGTGGCGCCGCTGCACAATCCGGCGAACCTCACGGGCATCCGTACGGCGATGGCGCTCCGCCCCGACCTGCCGCAGGTCGCGGTCTTCGACACGGCGTTCCACACGACGATGCCGGAGTCGGCGGCGCGGTACGCGATCGACGTGGAGACGGCCGACGCGTACCGGATCCGGCGGTACGGCTTCCACGGCACCTCGCACGCCTACGTGTCGCGGGAGACGGCGCGGCTGCTCGGCAAGGAGCCGGAGGAGGTGAACGTGATCGTGCTGCACCTGGGCAACGGCGCGTCGGCCTCGGCGGTGCGCGGCGGCCGGTGCGTGGACACCTCGATGGGTCTGACGCCGCTGGAGGGCCTGGTCATGGGGACCCGCTCGGGCGACATCGACCCGGCTGTCACCTTCCACCTCAAGCGGGTGGCGGGCATGTCGGCGGACGACATCGACGTCCTGCTGAACAAGAGGTCCGGCCTGGTGGGGCTCTGCGGTGACAACGACATGCGGGAGATCCGCCGCCGGATCGACGAGGGCGACGAGCGGGCGGCGCTCGCCTTCGACATCTACATCCACCGGCTCAAGAAGTACATCGGGGCGTACTACGCCGTGCTCGGCCGGGTGGACGCGGTGGTGTTCACGGCGGGCGTCGGGGAGAACGCGGCCCCGGTGCGGGCGGCCGCGATCGCGGGCCTGGAGGAGCTGGGGCTCGCGGTGGACGCGGACCTCAACGCGGTGCGGTCGGACGAGGCACGGCTGATCTCGCCGAACTACGCGCGGGTGGCGGTCGCCGTGGTGCCGACGGACGAGGAGCTGGAGATCGCCCGTCAGGCCTTCGCTCTGGTGGGCGGGGAGGCACCCGGGGAAAGGCCCGCGGAAACGCCCGGCGAAAGGCCCGGAGAAACACTCGGAGAAGTGAACGCCTGA
- a CDS encoding ATP-dependent 6-phosphofructokinase: protein MRIGVLTAGGDCPGLNAVIRSVVHRALTGHDDEVIGFEDGFKGLLDGHYRPLDLNAVSGILARGGTILGSARLERNRLAEAAATAPDLAREYGIDVLIPIGGEGTLTAARMLSDAGMPVVGVPKTIDNDISSTDRTFGFDTAVGVATEAMDRLKTTAESHQRVMVVEVMGRHAGWIALESGMAGGAHGICLPERPFEVDDLVKMVEERFARGKKFAVICVAEGAHPVEGSMEYKKGEIDQFGHERFQGIGNQLAVELERRLGKEARPVILGHVQRGGTPTAYDRVLATRFGWHAVEAAHRGEFGRMTALRGTGVEMVPLAEAVTRLKTVPEDRIREAESVF, encoded by the coding sequence ATGCGCATCGGAGTTCTCACCGCAGGCGGCGACTGCCCCGGCCTGAACGCAGTGATCCGGTCGGTCGTGCACCGGGCGCTGACCGGCCACGACGACGAGGTCATCGGCTTCGAGGACGGCTTCAAGGGCCTCCTCGACGGCCACTACCGCCCCCTCGACCTCAATGCCGTCAGCGGCATCCTGGCCCGCGGCGGCACCATCCTCGGCTCCGCGCGCCTGGAGCGGAACCGGCTGGCCGAGGCCGCCGCGACCGCCCCCGACCTGGCCCGCGAGTACGGCATCGACGTCCTCATCCCGATCGGCGGCGAAGGCACCCTGACCGCCGCCCGGATGCTCTCCGACGCCGGCATGCCCGTCGTCGGCGTCCCGAAGACCATCGACAACGACATCTCGTCCACGGACCGCACCTTCGGCTTCGACACCGCCGTCGGCGTCGCCACCGAGGCGATGGACCGCCTCAAGACCACCGCCGAGTCCCACCAGCGGGTGATGGTCGTCGAGGTGATGGGCCGCCACGCCGGCTGGATCGCCCTGGAGTCCGGCATGGCCGGCGGCGCGCACGGCATCTGCCTCCCCGAGCGGCCCTTCGAGGTCGACGACCTGGTCAAGATGGTCGAGGAACGCTTCGCGCGCGGCAAGAAGTTCGCCGTCATCTGCGTCGCCGAGGGAGCCCATCCCGTCGAGGGCTCGATGGAGTACAAGAAGGGCGAGATCGACCAGTTCGGCCACGAGCGCTTCCAGGGCATCGGCAACCAGCTCGCCGTCGAGCTGGAGCGGCGCCTCGGCAAGGAGGCCCGCCCCGTCATCCTCGGCCACGTCCAGCGCGGCGGCACGCCGACCGCGTACGACCGGGTGCTCGCGACCCGCTTCGGCTGGCACGCGGTGGAGGCCGCGCACCGCGGCGAGTTCGGCAGGATGACGGCGCTGCGGGGCACGGGCGTCGAGATGGTCCCGCTGGCCGAGGCGGTCACCCGCCTCAAGACCGTCCCGGAGGACCGCATCCGCGAGGCGGAGTCCGTCTTCTGA
- the pta gene encoding phosphate acetyltransferase: MTRSVYVTGIDRGDGRQVVELGVMELLTRQVDRVGVFRPLVHDGPDRLFDLLRTRYRLSQDASTVYGMDYHEASALQAERGTDELVSQLVDRFHTVARDYEVVLVLGTDFAATQLPDELALNARLANEFGASVIPVVGGKGQSAESVRSEARNAFRAYDGLGCDVLAMVVNRVAGEDREVIAERLAARVPVPCYVLPDEPALAAPTVAQIKHALGASVVLGDDAGLARDALDFVFGGAMLPNFLNALTPGCLVVTPGDRADLVVGALAAHSAGTPPIAGVLLTLNERPSDEILTLAARLAPGTPVISVAGNSFPTATELFALEGKLNAATPRKAETALGLFERHVDTADLLKRISVARSGRVTPMMFEHELIEQARADRRRVVLPEGTEERVLRAADVLLRRDVCDLTLLGDVEVIRKKAADLGIALAGTQLIDPATSELRDSFAEKYAALRAHKGVTVELAYDVVSDVNYFGTLMVQEGLADGMVSGSVHSTAATIRPAFEIIKTKPDASIVSSVFFMCLADKVLVYGDCAVNPDPNAEQLADIAVQSAATAARFGVEPRLAMLSYSTGTSGSGADVDKVREATKLVREAHPELRIEGPIQYDAAVEPSVAATKLPGSEVAGQATVLIFPDLNTGNNTYKAVQRSAGAVAVGPVLQGLRKPVNDLSRGALVSDIVNTVAITAIQSQVPAQGQELPA; encoded by the coding sequence GTGACGCGCAGCGTGTACGTGACCGGGATCGACCGCGGAGACGGCCGTCAGGTCGTCGAGCTGGGAGTCATGGAGCTCCTCACCCGCCAGGTGGACCGGGTGGGGGTGTTCCGGCCGCTGGTGCACGACGGTCCCGACCGGCTCTTCGACCTGCTGCGCACCCGCTACCGGCTCTCGCAGGACGCCTCGACGGTCTACGGCATGGACTACCACGAGGCCTCCGCGCTGCAGGCCGAACGGGGCACCGACGAGCTGGTGTCGCAGCTGGTCGACCGCTTCCACACGGTCGCCCGCGACTACGAGGTCGTCCTCGTCCTCGGCACCGACTTCGCCGCCACCCAGCTCCCCGACGAGCTGGCGCTCAACGCGCGGCTCGCCAACGAGTTCGGCGCCTCCGTCATACCGGTCGTCGGCGGCAAGGGCCAGTCCGCGGAGTCCGTACGGTCCGAGGCGCGCAACGCCTTCCGGGCGTACGACGGACTCGGCTGCGACGTGCTCGCGATGGTCGTCAACCGGGTGGCGGGCGAGGACCGGGAGGTCATCGCCGAGCGGCTCGCGGCCCGGGTCCCCGTGCCCTGCTACGTCCTGCCGGACGAGCCGGCGCTCGCCGCGCCCACCGTCGCGCAGATCAAGCACGCGCTCGGCGCCTCCGTGGTCCTCGGCGACGACGCGGGCCTCGCGCGCGACGCGCTGGACTTCGTCTTCGGCGGGGCGATGCTGCCGAACTTCCTCAACGCGCTGACCCCGGGCTGTCTGGTCGTCACCCCCGGGGACCGGGCCGACCTGGTCGTCGGGGCGCTGGCCGCGCACTCGGCCGGCACCCCGCCGATCGCCGGGGTGCTGCTCACCCTGAACGAGCGGCCCAGCGACGAGATCCTGACCCTGGCGGCCCGGCTCGCGCCGGGCACCCCGGTCATCTCCGTAGCGGGCAACAGCTTCCCGACCGCTACCGAACTCTTCGCCCTGGAGGGCAAGCTGAACGCGGCCACCCCGCGCAAGGCGGAGACGGCCCTCGGTCTGTTCGAGCGGCACGTGGACACGGCCGACCTGCTCAAGCGGATCTCGGTGGCCCGCAGCGGCCGGGTCACCCCGATGATGTTCGAGCACGAGCTCATCGAGCAGGCGCGCGCCGACCGGCGCCGGGTGGTGCTCCCGGAGGGCACCGAGGAGCGGGTGCTGCGCGCCGCCGACGTGCTGCTGCGCCGTGACGTGTGCGACCTGACGCTGCTCGGCGACGTCGAGGTCATCCGCAAGAAGGCCGCCGATCTGGGCATCGCGCTCGCCGGCACCCAGCTGATCGACCCGGCGACCTCGGAGCTGCGGGACTCGTTCGCCGAGAAGTACGCGGCGCTGCGGGCCCACAAGGGCGTGACCGTGGAGCTGGCGTACGACGTGGTCTCGGACGTCAACTACTTCGGCACGCTGATGGTCCAGGAGGGTCTGGCCGACGGCATGGTCTCCGGTTCGGTGCACTCCACGGCGGCGACGATCCGCCCGGCCTTCGAGATCATCAAGACGAAGCCGGACGCGTCGATCGTCTCGTCGGTCTTCTTCATGTGCCTCGCCGACAAGGTCCTCGTGTACGGCGACTGCGCGGTCAACCCGGACCCGAACGCCGAGCAGCTCGCGGACATCGCGGTCCAGTCGGCGGCCACCGCGGCCCGTTTCGGCGTCGAGCCGCGGCTGGCGATGCTCTCGTACTCGACCGGCACGTCGGGCTCGGGCGCCGACGTGGACAAGGTGCGGGAGGCGACGAAGCTGGTCCGCGAGGCGCACCCGGAGCTGCGCATCGAGGGACCCATCCAGTACGACGCCGCCGTCGAGCCCTCGGTCGCGGCGACGAAGCTGCCGGGCTCGGAGGTGGCGGGGCAGGCGACCGTGCTGATCTTCCCCGACCTCAACACCGGCAACAACACCTACAAGGCCGTGCAGCGTTCGGCCGGCGCCGTGGCCGTCGGTCCGGTGCTGCAGGGTCTGCGCAAGCCCGTGAACGACCTCTCGCGGGGCGCGCTCGTCAGCGACATCGTCAACACGGTCGCCATCACGGCGATCCAGTCCCAGGTCCCCGCCCAGGGTCAGGAGCTCCCGGCATGA
- a CDS encoding RICIN domain-containing protein, translating to MGSVEGEEARMAPGRHTPDPREARTPAEFLALLQALKDWSGLTYRELSSRAETDGDVLPRSTVANMLARATLPREELLTAFVRACGVTPAELEEWRTVRAELAGRGAYGPAVAGADPSADADAGPETVGPEAPDAPVTAGPPPSWPGHGHGPEDGGDAGTGPHGDGAGTSSRIRRALVSTVAVAGLVLAGVSVVALLRDGGTGPAGHPPRTPTAVAPAAGDVRIRVAGTDFCLAERRGTRTGQVHQVPCAETDFPLYSLAEVGGGRWRIVSDHPDFGPGCSGIPSGGRIPGSAYEDSECGDPSRVEAFVLEPYGTPEGPVRGYRIVPVGSATPGTCVTVGGDREAAWAKLAQAPCTPDAAGQLFSFERR from the coding sequence GTGGGTTCGGTCGAAGGGGAAGAGGCGCGGATGGCACCGGGGCGGCACACCCCTGACCCACGGGAGGCACGCACCCCCGCCGAGTTCCTCGCGCTCCTCCAGGCCCTCAAGGACTGGTCGGGCCTCACCTATCGCGAACTCTCGTCCCGTGCGGAGACCGACGGGGACGTGCTGCCCCGGTCCACCGTGGCGAACATGCTGGCCCGCGCGACCCTGCCCCGCGAGGAACTGCTGACCGCCTTCGTCCGCGCCTGCGGGGTGACACCGGCCGAGCTGGAGGAATGGCGGACGGTACGGGCAGAGCTGGCGGGACGGGGGGCGTACGGACCCGCCGTCGCGGGCGCGGATCCGAGTGCGGACGCGGATGCCGGTCCCGAGACGGTGGGGCCGGAGGCGCCCGACGCTCCCGTGACGGCCGGTCCGCCACCCTCCTGGCCCGGGCACGGACACGGGCCCGAGGACGGGGGCGACGCTGGGACCGGGCCGCACGGCGACGGGGCCGGCACCTCGTCCCGCATACGGCGCGCGCTCGTCTCCACCGTCGCCGTGGCCGGGCTCGTCCTCGCCGGGGTGAGCGTGGTGGCCCTCCTCCGCGACGGCGGCACCGGACCCGCGGGTCACCCGCCCCGAACCCCCACCGCCGTGGCGCCCGCCGCCGGGGACGTACGCATCCGGGTGGCCGGCACCGACTTCTGCCTCGCGGAGCGGCGCGGGACCCGCACCGGGCAGGTCCATCAGGTCCCGTGCGCCGAAACGGACTTCCCGCTGTACTCCCTCGCCGAGGTGGGCGGCGGCCGGTGGAGGATCGTCTCCGACCACCCCGACTTCGGCCCCGGCTGCTCCGGCATACCCTCCGGCGGCCGGATACCCGGCTCCGCGTACGAGGACTCCGAGTGCGGGGACCCCAGCCGGGTCGAGGCCTTCGTCCTGGAGCCGTACGGCACTCCCGAGGGCCCGGTCCGCGGCTACCGGATCGTCCCGGTCGGCTCCGCGACCCCCGGCACCTGCGTCACCGTGGGCGGCGACCGGGAAGCCGCCTGGGCGAAGCTGGCCCAGGCGCCCTGTACGCCGGACGCGGCGGGCCAGCTCTTCTCCTTCGAGCGGCGCTAG
- a CDS encoding response regulator, whose amino-acid sequence MTALPLRVLVVEDDPVAADAHALYAGRVDGFTVVGVAHSRAAAVRLLERTPVDLILLDLYLPDGHGLQLLRALRAAGHSADVIAVTSARDLAVVREGVSLGVVQYVLKPFAFATLRDRLARYAEFRATAGEASGQDEVDRALATLRAPHPSTLPKGLSAPTLESVTRTLRSTPAGLTAAEAGTAVGISRITARRYLEHLVTEGRAVRAPQYGQIGRPELQYRWLDGTARGH is encoded by the coding sequence GTGACCGCGCTTCCCCTGCGGGTGCTCGTCGTCGAGGACGATCCCGTCGCCGCCGACGCCCATGCCCTCTACGCCGGCCGCGTCGACGGCTTCACCGTCGTCGGGGTCGCCCACTCCCGGGCCGCCGCCGTGCGCCTGCTCGAACGGACGCCCGTCGACCTGATCCTGCTCGACCTCTACCTGCCCGACGGCCACGGCCTCCAGCTGCTGCGCGCGCTGCGCGCCGCCGGGCACTCCGCCGACGTCATCGCCGTCACCTCCGCCCGCGATCTGGCCGTCGTCCGCGAGGGCGTCTCGCTCGGCGTCGTCCAGTACGTCCTCAAGCCCTTCGCCTTCGCGACCCTGCGGGACCGGCTCGCCCGGTACGCCGAGTTCCGGGCGACCGCCGGCGAGGCCTCCGGGCAGGACGAGGTGGACCGGGCGCTCGCCACCCTGAGGGCCCCGCACCCCAGCACCCTCCCCAAGGGCCTGAGCGCGCCCACCCTGGAGTCGGTCACCCGGACCCTCCGGTCCACCCCGGCCGGACTCACCGCCGCCGAGGCCGGTACGGCCGTCGGGATCTCCCGGATCACCGCGCGCCGCTATCTTGAACACCTGGTGACCGAGGGCCGGGCCGTGCGCGCCCCGCAGTACGGTCAGATCGGACGGCCGGAGCTCCAGTACCGCTGGCTCGACGGCACCGCCCGCGGTCACTGA
- a CDS encoding DUF6114 domain-containing protein yields MSAEIPASREVPKKENRFKVWRQTRPFWAGLFTMIGGVPIAYLPYGDMRLGNVTLAMQTTAGAGALIIGVLLITLGLTMWFQPIVRVFAGVATIVLALVSIPVSNFGGLVIGYLFAVIGGGMSAAWAPAPPAEETDEAEADAEHDGQPEASDEAAPALDPETAAMVAAVFPEQREGAQPLTDTTIDAKGGRNSAG; encoded by the coding sequence ATGAGCGCCGAGATCCCCGCCTCCCGCGAAGTCCCCAAGAAGGAGAACCGGTTCAAGGTCTGGCGGCAGACCCGGCCCTTCTGGGCGGGACTGTTCACCATGATCGGCGGCGTGCCGATCGCCTACCTTCCGTACGGGGACATGCGGCTCGGCAATGTCACCCTCGCCATGCAGACGACCGCCGGAGCCGGCGCGCTGATCATCGGCGTCCTGCTCATCACGCTCGGTCTGACGATGTGGTTCCAGCCCATCGTCCGAGTGTTCGCGGGAGTCGCGACGATCGTCCTGGCGCTCGTCTCCATCCCGGTCTCGAACTTCGGTGGCCTGGTCATCGGCTATCTGTTCGCGGTCATCGGCGGCGGCATGTCCGCCGCGTGGGCACCCGCCCCGCCGGCCGAGGAGACCGACGAGGCAGAGGCCGACGCAGAGCACGACGGTCAGCCGGAGGCCTCCGACGAGGCAGCCCCCGCCCTCGACCCCGAGACCGCGGCCATGGTGGCGGCCGTATTCCCGGAGCAGCGCGAGGGCGCGCAGCCGCTGACCGACACGACGATCGACGCCAAGGGCGGGAGGAACAGTGCGGGGTGA
- a CDS encoding helix-turn-helix domain-containing protein — translation MTPGHVAYGLRAQYSLLVTPDTVVAWERGRALPDEQELTALAGVLWCAPAELIAAASTLREHRMARGIAPEELARRVGVSAQAYQRMEDEGRWRGTERQTAALAEVLGLGPRALITATGGDEPLAELLRDAATTHRWQAYVKPAVKMLPLPRKTLEHALQRLHTEYHARMAATSSWGASAGTGDEGRAYLDEITGHFWAAVGA, via the coding sequence ATGACCCCCGGTCACGTCGCCTACGGCCTGCGCGCGCAGTACAGCCTCCTCGTCACCCCGGACACCGTCGTCGCCTGGGAACGCGGCCGGGCCCTCCCCGACGAACAGGAGCTCACCGCCCTCGCGGGCGTCCTGTGGTGCGCCCCGGCCGAGCTCATCGCCGCCGCCTCCACCCTCCGCGAGCACCGGATGGCACGCGGCATCGCCCCCGAGGAGCTGGCCCGGCGGGTCGGCGTCTCGGCCCAGGCGTACCAGCGCATGGAGGACGAGGGCCGCTGGCGCGGCACCGAGCGGCAGACGGCCGCCCTCGCCGAGGTGCTCGGTCTCGGCCCGCGCGCCCTGATCACCGCCACCGGCGGCGACGAGCCCCTCGCGGAGCTGCTGCGGGACGCCGCCACCACCCATCGCTGGCAGGCCTACGTGAAACCGGCCGTGAAGATGCTGCCGCTGCCCAGGAAGACCCTGGAGCACGCCCTGCAGCGACTGCACACCGAGTACCACGCACGGATGGCGGCGACCAGCAGCTGGGGCGCCTCGGCCGGGACCGGCGACGAAGGCCGCGCCTACCTCGACGAGATCACCGGACACTTCTGGGCCGCCGTCGGCGCCTAG
- a CDS encoding tyrosine-protein phosphatase, which produces MRRHIPFERLHNFRDLGGYRTADGGTVRWETLYRSDSLAKLAGADPVDLERFRALDVTTVIDLRYPWEIAAKGRLPETEDVSWHNLSIEHRPYDQAEIDPALDPWRYLADRFAEVAEDGAVELRTALEVIAAADGPVVFHCASGKDRTGLLAAVVLALVGVPDEEILADFALTELATERLIADWRASHPGRELRWPGYGRAPADIMRLFLGDLRARYGSVDGYVTGHVGLDPAVVTALRTRLVKTD; this is translated from the coding sequence GTGAGACGACACATACCCTTCGAACGGCTCCACAACTTCCGTGACCTGGGCGGCTATCGGACCGCCGACGGCGGGACCGTCCGGTGGGAGACCCTCTACCGCTCCGACTCCCTCGCCAAGCTCGCGGGCGCCGACCCCGTCGATCTGGAGCGCTTCCGGGCGCTCGACGTGACCACGGTGATCGACCTGCGCTACCCGTGGGAGATCGCCGCCAAGGGCCGCCTTCCGGAGACCGAGGACGTCTCCTGGCACAACCTCTCCATCGAGCACCGCCCCTACGACCAGGCGGAGATCGACCCCGCGCTCGACCCCTGGCGCTACCTCGCCGACCGGTTCGCCGAGGTCGCCGAGGACGGCGCGGTGGAACTGCGCACGGCCCTGGAGGTCATCGCCGCCGCCGACGGCCCGGTCGTCTTCCACTGCGCGTCCGGCAAGGACCGTACGGGGCTGCTGGCCGCCGTCGTCCTCGCCCTCGTGGGCGTTCCCGACGAGGAGATCCTCGCGGACTTCGCGCTCACCGAGCTGGCCACCGAGCGGCTGATCGCCGACTGGCGTGCCTCCCACCCCGGCCGCGAACTCCGCTGGCCGGGCTACGGCCGGGCCCCGGCCGACATCATGCGGCTCTTCCTCGGGGACCTGCGCGCGCGGTACGGCTCCGTGGACGGATACGTCACCGGCCACGTCGGACTCGACCCGGCGGTGGTGACGGCGCTCAGAACCCGCCTGGTGAAGACGGACTAG
- the pyk gene encoding pyruvate kinase, which produces MRRSKIVCTLGPAVDSYEQLKALIEAGMNVARFNFSHGSQAEHQERYDRVRQVSADTGRAVGVLADLQGPKIRLETFAEGPVELVRGDEFTITTEDVPGDKSICGTTYKGLPGDVSKGDQVLINDGNVELRVVEVEGPRVKTIVVEGGVISDHKGINLPGAAVNVPALSEKDVDDLRFALRMGCDMVALSFVRDADDVKDVHKVMDEEGRRVPVIAKVEKPQAVENMEAVVAAFDAVMVARGDLAVEYPLEKVPMVQKRLVEMCRRNAKPVIVATQMMESMITNSRPTRAEASDVANAILDGADAVMLSAESSVGAYPIETVKTMSKIVAAAEEELLSKGLQPLVPGKKPRTQGGSVARAACEIADFLGGKALVAFTQSGDTARRLSRYRVQQPILAFTTDENTRNQLTLSWGVESFVVPHVDNTDAMVDLVDAELLKLQRHNAGDTMIITAGSPPGVPGTTNMVRVHHLGGGEHA; this is translated from the coding sequence ATGCGCCGTTCCAAAATCGTCTGCACGCTGGGCCCCGCCGTCGACTCCTATGAGCAGCTGAAGGCTCTCATCGAGGCCGGCATGAACGTGGCCCGATTCAACTTCAGCCACGGTTCCCAGGCGGAACACCAGGAGCGGTACGACCGCGTCCGGCAGGTCTCCGCGGACACCGGTCGTGCCGTCGGCGTGCTCGCCGACCTCCAGGGCCCCAAGATCCGTCTCGAGACCTTCGCCGAGGGCCCGGTCGAGCTGGTGCGCGGTGACGAGTTCACCATCACCACCGAGGACGTCCCCGGTGACAAGTCCATCTGCGGCACCACCTACAAGGGCCTGCCCGGCGATGTCTCCAAGGGCGACCAGGTCCTGATCAACGACGGCAACGTCGAGCTGCGGGTCGTCGAGGTCGAGGGCCCCCGGGTCAAGACCATCGTCGTCGAGGGCGGTGTCATCTCCGACCACAAGGGCATCAACCTGCCCGGTGCGGCGGTCAACGTCCCCGCGCTGTCCGAGAAGGACGTCGACGACCTCCGCTTCGCGCTCCGCATGGGCTGCGACATGGTCGCGCTCTCCTTCGTCCGTGACGCCGACGACGTCAAGGACGTCCACAAGGTGATGGACGAGGAGGGCCGCCGGGTCCCCGTCATCGCCAAGGTCGAGAAGCCGCAGGCCGTGGAGAACATGGAGGCCGTCGTCGCGGCCTTCGACGCGGTCATGGTGGCCCGCGGCGACCTCGCCGTCGAGTACCCGCTCGAGAAGGTCCCGATGGTGCAGAAGCGCCTCGTGGAGATGTGCCGCCGCAACGCCAAGCCGGTGATCGTCGCGACCCAGATGATGGAGTCGATGATCACCAACTCGCGGCCGACCCGCGCCGAGGCGAGCGACGTCGCCAACGCGATCCTCGACGGCGCGGACGCGGTCATGCTGTCGGCCGAGTCCTCGGTCGGCGCGTACCCGATCGAGACCGTGAAGACGATGTCGAAGATCGTCGCCGCGGCCGAGGAGGAGCTGCTCTCCAAGGGCCTCCAGCCCCTGGTGCCCGGCAAGAAGCCGCGTACCCAGGGCGGTTCCGTCGCCCGCGCGGCCTGCGAGATCGCCGACTTCCTGGGCGGCAAGGCCCTGGTCGCCTTCACCCAGTCCGGCGACACCGCCCGCCGCCTCTCGCGCTACCGCGTCCAGCAGCCGATCCTCGCCTTCACCACGGACGAGAACACCCGCAACCAGCTCACCCTGAGCTGGGGCGTCGAGTCCTTCGTCGTCCCGCACGTGGACAACACGGACGCGATGGTCGACCTGGTGGACGCCGAGCTCCTGAAGCTCCAGCGCCACAACGCCGGCGACACCATGATCATCACCGCCGGCTCGCCCCCCGGCGTCCCCGGCACGACGAACATGGTCCGCGTCCACCACCTCGGTGGCGGCGAGCACGCCTGA